The following are from one region of the Capsicum annuum cultivar UCD-10X-F1 chromosome 1, UCD10Xv1.1, whole genome shotgun sequence genome:
- the LOC107872964 gene encoding pentatricopeptide repeat-containing protein At1g02060, chloroplastic, whose translation MAMVPFSSVKTNSTIFTFRAPHFQYLCVSTLAHIFSQQKTTKPKNGKHLINPKPKSPSSKSKKAANMAYIINTNPWSSILESSLSSLTQPSLSHTTVLHTLRFINTPSKALHFFNWTQKMRFPHTHQSYLLMLQLLANARSLNSARNFLLSIPKRSNGTVPLQDNYFNILIRSFGSAGLFQESLKVFKLMKSLGVSPSVITFNSLFSILLKRGRTGMVYQLFDEMLKTFGAKPDVYTFNILIRGFCMNSMVDQGFRFFKEMEKHECDPDVITYNTIIDGLCRAGKVKIAHNVLKGMVKRGHQLSPNVVSFTTLVRGYCEKQEVEQALDVVEEMIYCGLKPTSITYNTLIQGLCVAKRFDRIKDILEGTVGGGGLIPDTCTFNTLITYHCNVGNMDEAIKVFENMSKLKVKPDSATYSVLIRSFSRKGYFERAEKLFDDVMKKEVLLCGDGCTPLVAAYNPMFEYLCKIGKTKKAEKVFRQLMRRGTQDPFAYELLITGHCKEGTFNDAHELLVLMLRRDYVPNSVIYESLIEGLLQKNEPKVAYDTLEKMLKSSHLPRSSTFHQILTELIKSKCASECASLVKLMLDNKVRQSISLSTDTVRILFLAGLKERAFEIVSCLYENEYMVNMEGLVVFLCQCRKLLEAHKLFLFSLSKGHILNVDTCTTLLSALCKARRASEAFEIYYELLDKGVQQPLECIQELRLVLETEGRSKEAEFVKKRILSQSVR comes from the coding sequence ATGGCAATGGTTCCTTTTTCTTCAGTAAAAACCAACTCCACCATCTTCACATTCAGAGCACCTCATTTTCAATACCTCTGTGTATCCACTCTTGCTCACATTTTCTCCCAGCAAAAAACTACCAAACCCAAAAATGGCAAACACCTCATTAACCCCAAACCAAAATCACCTTCTTCCAAATCCAAGAAAGCTGCAAACATGGCGTATATCATCAACACAAACCCATGGTCATCTATTCTTGAATCTTCTCTTTCCTCCCTCACTCAACCTTCCCTTTCTCACACCACTGTCCTTCACACACTCCGCTTCATCAACACACCTTCCAAAGCCCTTCACTTCTTCAACTGGACCCAAAAAATGAGGTTTCCACACACCCATCAATCGTATTTACTCATGCTGCAACTCCTCGCCAATGCCCGTAGCTTAAATTCAGCAAGAAACTTCCTCTTATCTATACCCAAAAGGTCTAATGGTACTGTACCACTTCAAGATAACTACTTTAACATCTTGATTCGAAGTTTTGGTAGTGCTGGGCTTTTTCAAGAATCATTGAAGGTGTTTAAACTGATGAAGTCACTTGGAGTTTCACCCTCTGTCATTACGTTCAATAGTTTGTTTTCGATCTTGCTTAAGAGGGGTCGAACCGGTATGGTCTACCaactgtttgatgaaatgcttaagacATTTGGTGCTAAGCCTGATGTGTATACTTTTAACATTTTGATCAGAGGATTTTGTATGAACTCTATGGTTGATCAAGGGTTTAGGTTTTTTAAGGAGATGGAGAAGCATGAATGTGATCCGGATGTGATTACATACAATACCATTATTGACGGTTTGTGTAGGGCGGGGAAAGTGAAGATTGCACATAATGTGTTAAAGGGTATGGTCAAGAGAGGTCATCAGTTGAGTCCTAATGTTGTAAGCTTTACTACTTTGGTTAGAGGGTATTGTGAGAAGCAAGAGGTTGAACAAGCTCTTGATGTTGTTGAGGAAATGATATATTGTGGTCTAAAACCGACAAGTATTACTTATAATACTCTTATACAAGGTCTGTGTGTGGCTAAAAGATTTGACAGAATAAAAGACATCTTGGAGGGGACTGTAGGAGGCGGAGGACTTATTCCAGATACATGTACTTTCAATACGTTGATTACCTATCACTGCAACGTGGGAAATATGGATGAAGCAATAAAAGTTTTTGAGAACATGTCAAAGTTAAAGGTGAAGCCTGATTCAGCAACGTATAGCGTCTTAATACGGAGCTTTAGTCGAAAAGGATACTTTGAGAGGGCAGAGAAATTATTTGATGACGTAATGAAGAAGGAGGTATTGCTTTGTGGTGATGGCTGTACTCCTCTTGTTGCAGCATACAATCCCATGTTTGAGTATTTGTGCAAGATTGGCAAGACGAAAAAGGCTGAGAAAGTATTCAGGCAGCTAATGAGAAGAGGAACTCAGGATCCTTTTGCTTATGAACTCCTGATCACGGGGCATTGCAAAGAAGGCACATTTAATGATGCACATGAACTCTTAGTTTTGATGTTGAGGAGAGATTATGTACCTAATAGTGTAATTTACGAGTCCCTAATTGAAGGTTTGCTTCAAAAGAATGAGCCTAAAGTTGCTTACGATACTCTAGAGAAGATGTTGAAAAGCTCCCATCTTCCGAGGTCTTCGACTTTCCATCAAATCCTTACGGAACTTATCAAGAGCAAGTGCGCAAGTGAATGTGCTTCCTTGGTGAAACTAATGTTAGATAACAAAGTTAGACAAAGCATTAGTCTTTCAACTGATACTGTGAGGATACTCTTCCTAGCAGGTTTAAAGGAAAGAGCTTTCGAGATTGTTAGTTGCCTTTATGAAAATGAATACATGGTAAATATGGAAGGTTTGGTTGTTTTCCTTTGCCAGTGTAGAAAGTTATTGGAGGCACACAAATTGTTCCTGTTTAGCTTAAGTAAGGGTCATATTCTGAATGTAGATACATGCACTACTCTTTTATCTGCTCTCTGCAAAGCACGTAGAGCTTCAGAAGCATTTGAGATTTACTATGAGTTGCTCGATAAAGGAGTCCAACAACCTTTAGAATGCATACAAGAGTTACGGCTTGTTCTTGAAACTGAAGGAAGAAGTAAGGAAGCTGAATTTGTTAAGAAGAGAATCCTAAGCCAATCAGTCCGATAG